A window of Chlorobium phaeobacteroides DSM 266 genomic DNA:
GATCCATTTCAGATGCGCGGCTTAATTTCCCGGCTGCTCACTTTGGCAGCACTCAACAACGATGTTTCAGTTGCCCTTTCAGCAGACTGGTTTGACCCTCTGCGTAAACCAGCCAACTCGCTGACCCGCTGAGCAATTTCAACCTTGGACTGCCGCAATAATTTTATTTCGGATGCGGTCAACATCCGGGGTGTTAAGCAAATAACGTGCTTCAGACTCCGTAAGGCAGTCAAATTTGAAGCCGAACCTGTGATTCCACCAATTTTCAAGTCGTTGTCCATGTTTTAATCTCAATTGTTCAAGTGTCACTCCATCCAAAGCCATTTTAGCAGAATATGGCTTTCCTGTCAACACTGTTGCACCCAGCACGCTACCACCTCTGCTCATAATATGTGATCGCAGGTTGGCCAGTGTCCCACCTTGACCTATAAAATCATCTATTAACAGGTATGGCTTGCCTGCCAATATATCCCCATCAAACTTCGCCTGCCTCGCCAAACGAGAAAAACCATCAGCTCCTGTATGCGACACAATATTTATCTGTACTATACTCATATCTGTAGGCCAGCCTAACTGTTGGGCAAGAATATCAGCCAATGCTTCCGGTATGGCGTTTACCCCAGAACCTTCCACTGCATGTGCTGAAACCAATACTGGTTTTTGCCGGGCAAATGTTTCAGCCAATTGTTCAACAATTATTGGATTCAACAAAGCATCTACCAGGAGATATGCTGCATCAGGGTCACCTGACTTGGCCGCAAGATATGAAGGATGCTGTTTTACCGTTGATTCATTAGCATGAATCCAAACCGGTGGAAATACATCCCATGGATACCGCGTTATCATATTCACCTGTTCCTCGTCGGGAGCTGAATTCATTTATGGGCAACATAGAGATTCAAAGCAGCCCCAGCTCGCATAAAAAACCTT
This region includes:
- a CDS encoding phosphoribosyltransferase; protein product: MNSAPDEEQVNMITRYPWDVFPPVWIHANESTVKQHPSYLAAKSGDPDAAYLLVDALLNPIIVEQLAETFARQKPVLVSAHAVEGSGVNAIPEALADILAQQLGWPTDMSIVQINIVSHTGADGFSRLARQAKFDGDILAGKPYLLIDDFIGQGGTLANLRSHIMSRGGSVLGATVLTGKPYSAKMALDGVTLEQLRLKHGQRLENWWNHRFGFKFDCLTESEARYLLNTPDVDRIRNKIIAAVQG